A window of Flammeovirga kamogawensis genomic DNA:
TCAAGAGATTATGGTTCTGGGATAAAAAAAGTTGGTGAGCAGCTTGTAAAATATTTGAACAAGAATGAGGTAGGATTCAATTTGCTAAAAAAAGAATGGAGACTCATTGATACCAGTGTTATTCGTGATTTATCAAGAGAATTAAGTATAGAATATAAGTTAATTGAAGAATATGTTCCTTTTGAAAAAAAAGGAATTATTGAACAACTGATACATTCATTTGGTCCGAGTTATAATAAGTTAGATGGTAAATTATCATCAACTTTAAAAACAATAATTCATGCTTATTTTGAAAGAGGTAATGTTGTAATATTAGGAAGAGGTGCTGCTTTTTTTGCAGAACAATTAGATAATGCACTTAAAATTAAAGTGAATAGTACAATGCAATTTAGGATTGGACACCTTATGAAAGCACACAATCTTAATTTTGATGATGCAAAAATGAAAATGCTAGAAAATTCTAAATTAAGAAATGATTTCTTAGAGCATATTCAAAAAGGACAAACCGAACATTATGATACTGTTATAGATAGAAGTCGATTAGACGATGAGACCTTAACAGAATACCTATATTCATTTGCAATAGCAAAAGTGAAGGAATTGTCAAGACGACAAAAGAATAAAAATAAGTTTTCTACAGTGTATTAAAATGAACTGTAGTAAAACAAGTATATGATTTATACACGTTAATTTACACCTATACCTTATAAGACAAAAAGCCTGTTGATTATTATCAACAGGCTTTTTTATAAATATTCAATTTTTATTTAAAGTTGTTTCTCCTCGTATTTAGAAGGACACTTCATTAAAATTTCACTCGCTATAAAGTCTTGATTTTCCCCTTTAGCTCTTCCTATAACAACTACTTTTTCAGATTTTTCGAAATCTCTCATAGAAGCAGGAGGAGAATAACATACAACTTTTTTAGCAATGTTCTTATCATCTACTAATGTAAAAGCTAAATAGTTAGGGTCCTTTGCGGGATCATAATGTATGCCAATTACATTTCCATTTTTATCTTTTTGAAGCTCACCAATAACATGAACTTTAGAAGAGTTACCATCAGCAGCAAGAGAATATGCTTCTGAGAAATCAACATATTGGCTAGCATCTCCTGCAGTAACTACCAATATACTAATCATCACTCCAATGATGACTAGACCAAAAATATGAGACTTTTTCATAGGTTTAAAATTAGGTGTGATTAGTTATTTAATAACTTTTCTAGTTTTGATATTTTTCTGTCGGTAGAAATAAGGTAAACCAACATTCCTGCCCACAATGCAACAATTACAGCTACAACAACATATATTTTTCCTTCTGATCGGAAAGCATCAGCCATTTCGATAGAGCTGTTACTATAATCATTAGATGAAATAGGTATTTTATTTTGAGCCACTGCTGTGGCCATAAATACAACCCACATAGTGAGAAGTGATACTAATTTTTTCATTTTATATATCTTGATTACTCGTTTTCTAAAATTTGATTTTCTATTTTTCTCATTCTAACTCTGATTTGAGCAAACCAAACTCCAATTAACGTCCATCCGATAATTGCAGGATAGAATATTAATCTTAATTTACTATCAAGGTCATAGGCATTAAACCCTGGGTTTCCACCATTACCTGGATGCAGAGAGTCTGTCAATCTAGGTAGAACAAAAATTAATGGAATAAACACAGCAAAGGCAAAGATATTAAAGATTGCACTTATTCGTGCTCTTTGTTCTTCATCTTTAAAAGAACCTCTAAGTATTATATAGGCAAAGTAAAACATTAAGCCGCCAGCTGCACCATTTTGTTTAGGATCTCCGCTCCATGCAGAACCCCATGTAAATTTAGCCCATATCATGCCGGTAACGATACCAAGTATGCCGAATAAAATACCAGCATTAGCCAATTCTGAAGCCCATAAATCATCTTCTAATTTATGGTTTCTTAGGTATTTAATAGAGTAAATCATAGATGCGAATAGCACGATGATCATTCCAAACCACATAGGGACATGGAAATATAAATTTCTTATTGTTTCATTAAGTATATCTAATCTTGGTACATCCATTAAGAGACCTCCAATTAGTGTATATGCTAGGAGCAATATTGCAGTGATTTTCCACCAAGCGCCTTTCATTGTTGTTCTGTTTAATTTAAATCTTAACTTCTCCAAAGATAAGGAAATAGAAGATAAGAAACTGTAATTACAATTATATCAATTGCAAAGATGACCATAATTTCATCCATAGTCTGACTTCTAGCAATACCATCTATTGCATTTTTTGATGCCTTAATAAGCATCAAAATCATTGGTAAGATAGCTGGTAATCCTAAAATTGCCATTAAAGTATTGTTGCCTTGTGCTTTAGCAGCAATACCTGCAACCATTGTTAAAGAAGAAGAAAAACCAATTGCACCTAACCCAACACATGCCATAAATAATGTAGGGTCTTGAACAGGGTTACCAAGAACAACACTATAAAAAGCCAAAGCTAAAAATGATACAAGTACCATTAATAAAGCATTGTAAATTATTTTGGATAAAATTATTGATTGAGGGCTTACTATTTGATAATAATAAAAGTGCCTACCTCCAGATTCTTGAGTAAAACTTTTTGCTGCACCATTTAATGCCGCAAATAACTGTATAATCCAAAATAATGTATTCCATGTAATTGGAGAAAGTTCTACTTGGCGTTGGTTGAAACTCAGGTAACAAACGAATATTGTACTTACAGTATATAGTAATAATCCGTTAAGATTTGATCTTTCTCTCCATTCCAATGCAATTTCTTTTCGGACTAATATTCCTATTTCTGATGCTATTGATTTCATATTTATCAAAGATACACTGCAAAATTACCAAAAAATCATGAATTGATCCAATCGAATAAAAAAGTAACTTTTTTTGGCACTTTATATGTAATGACGTTTGTGTTATTTGTATAATTGTAAATTATTCCAAATGAAGAGTAATTTGAGCTTTTAACCTAAATAAGAAGAAGAAATCTTTTCTACGCTAACTTTCATTGAGATCTCTAGTAGAAAAGGTATAAATTTTATGAAACAAACTTTCATTTATATATGTGTAATTCTTTGCCTTCTCTTAGATGGATGTGTACCTAAAGTATGTCCAGCTTATTCGTCGGCTTTTTACCAAAAGGATGATCCGAATAATCCATTCTATGTAACATCTACGAGAGATACTACTAGCGATTATTTTGTTCCTTACGGCGATACTACGTATTCAATAAATGGAAAGGTAACTTATATTAGTTACTTTAAAGATGATTCTTTAGGGAAAGAAGAAGAGCTATTTGCATCAAGAGAAACAGAATGGAATGGTTTAGTTAAACCTAGAGGAGGTTTATATGGTAAACTAACACATCAAGATAGAAAACTAGTAAGTACAAATTATCCACAAACAATAAAAGCACTTACTAAGAACCCATATCCAATTGAATTAACAGAAGAGGATTCAATTATTGATTTTATACCAGAAGACAGTATATATTTAGTATCCTCATCTGATTCTTTAGAAAATGCGTTATTTGGAGGTGGTCCAGGTTATGATGATTCTAGAGTTGCAAAAGAATTACCTGAGCAAAAAGAAAGAATTGCTGAAGAATCAACTTCAGACTCTTTACCGCCAATGAGATATGATGGATATGTTTACATGCAAAAATATGGTGACAGAGTTGCCTTAGAAGATAGCATGAGAGCAGGGTACTTTATTGTTCCAGATTCTATGTATTTAGTTGAGAGGAAGTGGTTTGAAATATGGAAGCCGAAGTATTATATGATTCCGAAAAGAGTTCTTGATCAAAAAGATGCTGACCAGCTAGCAAAAATAGAGGCAGATTCTTTAAGTAAATTGCCTCAGTATGATTCTACTGGCCAATTAATTGAGAAAAAGAAACTATTTGGTAAGAAGAAGAATAAAGAAGAAGAAATAGAAGATTTAAGTACTGACCTTCCTGAAGAAGACGATTCTGAAGAACCAGATAAATCATCAAAAGGTAAGAAGAAGAATAAAAATAAAGCTACTAAGACGGAAGAAACAGAAACAGAAGAAGATGAAGATTGGTAATCAAAAAAATATCTTCTTTGTTCAGTTAAATAAAAAAGGATCGATTATTATAATTAATAATCGATCCTTTTTTTTATGTTTAAATACTACTAAAATCAGTAGTTGAATACATTTAAACTAATTCAGAAGCTTCTGCTTTGTGTTTCGGTTTAGAAGTAGATTTAGTGTTTTTGAAATCTTTAAATCTTCTTACTGTAGAAATACCAGTACCTAGACCTAGTAAAAGAGTACCAATCCAAAGGATACTTATAAAAGGTTTTTCAATTGCTTTCATAATAACCCAATCTTTTTGAGTAGTATCAGCAGAAAAGATAAATGCATTTTCCTTGGGTTTAATTTCAGTTAAAGATACTCTTAAACCTAATTCTCTATTCACAGAAGGAACAATTCCTGCATCCCAATCTTCTTGAACACCACCCATACCCATACGTTTTACTTTAGTAAGTATATAAGATGGTTTTAAGTCGATACTTTTATTATTACCTACAAGTACTCTTAAGTTGGCTTCTAATGCTACATCGTCATCTTTGATTGTGTAACCAGGAGCTTTTTTAAGAGGAGTGACTCCATCAAAAATAACTACATAGTCATTTAAGAAAACCGTATCACCAATAGACATTGTCATTGGGTCTTGAGCAGTCCATTCAACTTCGTCTTCGTCAACCGCAAGGTTAGTGATATGTGTGTACATATCTTTATTCCAAAATGTAGCAATATCAGGAGAAGGAATAGGTCCCATTTGTTCATTATCTTGAACTCTTGGAAAGAGTGAGAAAGATTTTCCTTTGTCATCAGTATATTCAATTTCATAATAGATATTCTCATTATAAATTTGAATTTCATCACCAACTTCTGCTACTGTTTCGCCATTCACTATAATATCGTCAATTACGATAGCGTGATATGGATCGTTGATTTTTGATTTAACCTTTTCTTTGTCGAAGTAACCATCAATATCTCTAGAAGTTAATCTAGGTCCTTTATATGTAAGGTTATATTGATTCATTTTTTTAGCATGTCCTCTAAATAAAAGAACATTTTCTTTATTCATTTCTTCAGGAAATTCACTGTTATAAATTCTACCTGATAGGTTTAACGAAATAACCTTTTCAAACCCTGAAGAACTTAGAATACCTAGTAACATAAGTGCTGCACCAATATGCGAAATAGCACCTCCTGAAATAGCTATTTTCATTTTAGTAAACCTAGTTAAAACATGAAGGTTAGCTACGATACTAAAAATTGAAGCAGTAAGTAATACTATATATGATGGTTGGTGTACATTACCTAATATTATAAATGAGGCTGCTATTAGTAGTGTAACTACATATGGAGCAGATAATGTAGACCAAATATTTTCTTTATTAAGACGTTTCCAATAAAAGAATTGCGTTGTACCAGAAACTAAAGCAACAGCTACAGAGAACCATAATTGAAATTTAGTATAGAAAGTAACTGCATCAGCTGGAGGAGCGAGGTTAGATTCTATACCTAAATTTGATAATAATGCATTCCATGCAGGGATTGAAGTTGGTACAAGGACCTGGAAACTCATCAATACAAGGATAGTTGATCCAATAAATATCCAAAATTCAGAACTATAAACACTTGGTTCTTCTTTATCGCTAGGCATATCTTTCCACCTAACAATGAAAAGAACAATAGCAATAGCAGTAAAAAATAAAAGATACAATAATAGCTGACCAGATAACCCAAGATCTGTAAATGAATGGACAGATGCTTCGCCTAAAACGCCACTTCTTGTTAAGAATGTAGAATATAAAATAAGAATAAACGCACCAACAAGTAATATCATACTTGATTTTAATGCAGTTTTACTTTTTTGTTGTACCAACATTAGGTGTAAACCAGCTAAAAGGATTAACCAAGGAACATACACGGCATTTTCTACAGGGTCCCAGTTCCAATAACCACCAAAATTAAGAGTTTCATATGCCCAATAAGCACCCATCATAATTCCGATACCTAATACACAAACAGCTAATACAACCCACCCCATTGCTGGTTTTACCCACTCAGAATATTTCTTTTGTATTAAACCTGCAATAACATATGCGAAAGGAACAATACACAATGCAAATCCCATAAATAATGTTGGAGGGTGAATGACCATCCAAATATTTTGAAGTAGTGGATTTAAACCTGTACCATCTTCAGGAACAAAGTCTGGATTAGTAGCAAAAACAGGAGCTTCAATAGCGTCTCTTAGAAGAATAAAAGGAGATGACCCAATTTTATTTCCAAAAATCGTGATACCTAATACCATAGAAACTAAAAAGGCTTGTACAGCTGCAATAATAAACATTACATTAGCTTCCCATTCGTCAGACCTTTTAATAACAAAAATACTGATTAGTACATGCCAAAATGCCCAAACAAGAAAACTACCTTCTTGTCCTTCCCAGAAACTAGAAACAATATAATAAACAGGTAAATTATCAGAAGAGTGACTCCAAACATAGTGGTATTCATAGTAATGATTAAAAATCATATAAAATAGAATACACACAATACCAAAAATTGAAAAACCATGAACTATAAATGTGCCACGTGCTAATTTTTTCCAATTTTGACGTTCAAGCTCATTTTTTTCAATGGCAGTAATACGGTATGCAATTGCAGAAATTATTGCACCTACAAAAGCTATGATGATAGAAATATGCCCTAAATCACCGATAAATGAGTGGATCATTATAAAATTTAATTTTGAATAAAAGGTAGTTATTGACCTTAATCAGCAAAATTACAAAAGACCACTGTTATCTTCTAATTGTGAGTGACTATTAACTTTCCTTTTATAATAAAAAATAGATTTATTATTACTTTATCACTACAATAATTTTTTAGTCTTCTTGTTCGAAAGGTAAAAAGATAGAATGTCCTTCAACTACTTGAGGGTTAAATTCTTGAATAAGTTGAATACCTTCTTTCTCATTCTCATAATACATTTTGGCAACGTAACTAAGTGTTTCTCCTTTTTGAAGTAGATGACTACCTTTTACGGGAACAATAAACCAATTTTCGTCCATCACCACTTTTGATTCGATAGCTAATGGATTATAAATATTAAATTTATCAGCAACTTGTGTTCGGTTAAATTTACTTCTAGTATCTCTAAACAATGCATACATTCTGTACCTTTCGTTGTCTAAAGCATCAAAGTTTCTCTCAGATATTGATTTAATATGTTGCCTTTGATAACGGTTATATGATTCTATGATTTTATCAGACTTCTCAATTTTCTTTTTAAGTAAAGCAATCTCTTTATTTTTTTCTTTTAGTTCCCCTTTCCAATTGCTTTTGTTTTGATTGTACATTATTCCAATCAGTAATGCGAATAGAACAAAACCAATAAAGTTGTAGATGGTGTTTTTTTGTTGACTTGGGTTTGCTAAACGTTCGTTTACTTCTCTTTCGTTAGGGAAGACATCAGATAAAGCTTTTTCTCTATGTCTACTAGGTGTGTTATCACGTAAAAACTCACAAGGTAAAACTGATGCAACTAAAGTTTCATTTTCCACAGAGGAATTAGAGATTAATCTCTCTGCAACTTCTTGTGGTAATGAAGAAGAAAATATCTCCTTTAATAACTTGGGATCAGTATTAAAAAATAAGGATGCGTTTGCAATAATCAGCTGATCATCTTCTTTTAATAAAAAGGGAGGAACAACAGTACTCACTTTATTATGAGGAGGTGAAAGGAACCTTCCTTGTCTATAGACAAAAACACGAAGCTTTCCATTTCTTGAATGCCACATTCTTCGATCTTTTAGATAAATCAAAGTGTGATCAACTCCATTGTTTTCTTTTACTATTTTAGCTGCATTTTTTAAAGAAACCTGTGGTTTACTACTTTCTTTAAAAGCTGTCTCAATATGATTTTTTTGATGTGAAGAGAAGTCCTCTTCAGCAATGCAAGTACCAAAAATTAAGCTGTCAGAACTAGTTTCTTTAATCCAAACCGTTGATTTCTGATTGTCTGATGAATTAAAGCCTAAGGTATATTTTTGAAATGTATTGATAGTCATTCTACATTATAAAGGAATAAGCAGTTAGTTTGAATTGCTTATTGAAAATAAATATTCAACTCTCCTGTTTTCAAGATGCTTTAAGTTAGAACATTTTACATTATTCTTACACTCATTTAGTAATAAGTTTTCACCAAAACCATTAGCATTTATCCTATAAGGAGATACACCTTGTAAAATTAAGTAGTTTTTGATAGATTCTGCTTGTTCTTTAGATTTTTTTAGATTGAATTCATCATCACCTCTAGAATCAGTATGACATTCAATAGTAACTTTTAGGTTTTTATCAGATTTTAATTCTACAGCAAGAGTGTTTAGTTCAGATTTTCCTTCTGTTGATAGTTCACCAGTATTAATATCAAATGGAAATTTAGGAAGTCTTTTTCTATAATTAGTTAATAGAATATCAATATTAGTTGACTTTTGTTCTATAGTAACTTTTTCATCATAGAGAACATAATTCTTATTAGAAATTACTTTTATTTCATATTCACCTGTAGATTCTAATAATGTGTGAAAATTATTAGAAATATCAGGAAGGAACAAGGTTGTTTTATGTTGAATATTATGAATATAAAGTCTAAGAAGTTCTTTGTCGTTATTTACAATTGTACCATTTAAAGTAAGTAACCCGTCACCTTTAATTAAATTTGATTGAATACTTATTTTTTGATTTTCTTTTGCATCTGTAGCATGGATAATTAGAGGTTTATCAACAGATTTCCAGCCAGATTTAAAATATGCAACTTGGTAATTATTATCTACAGGTAATTGGAATTGGTATTTACCTTCTTTATTCGATTTTGTAGATGAAATTTGTTCTAACCGAATTTTACTACTCTTTTTATTTTGATTAAGGGCATAAACTATCACTTCTACGTCATCAATATGTTTACCTTTATCGGAGTTAATTCTTCCTATTATAGTAAATTGATTATCAGTTTGTGCATAGACTGACGTAAGACTAAGGACTAAAATGAAAAAATATATTGTAATCCCTCTAATCATAAGCTTAATTTATTGAAGATCAATATTTAAAAAAGCATCTTTTATACATTGTACCAAACAATGCTGAAATTAAGATCGTTTTCTAATTGAGTAAGAAAAATAGGTGTTTTACACAACTTATTTTATTAACAAACGTTTATATTTTGTATATTTGACTTTTAAAACTTCATTTAATACCAAATCTAATCGGTATTTATATTATGCGATTTACTCATTTACTTACTAAAAACCCTTTGTGCTACTTTTTGCTATTTATCTCATCAATTACTTTAGCAGAAAATAAAGAATTTACACTAAAAGGCCTTTACCTAGATAGTAAAACCGGTAATACGGTTGAAGGTGTTAAGGTTTGTGTAGAGAATACCAAAAGTGGTGCCAAGACTACAATTTATACAGATCAGGAAGGTAAATTCGTTATTACCTTAAATGATGAATCTGATTTTACAGTACATGGAACAAAACCAAAGTACTTTGATCAGTTAATGCATTCATTTTCTACGGTTGGTTTATCAACTGATGAGGAAATTGATGTTACGTATACTATTGATGAGGTGAAACTCAATGAAACTTATGTTTTTTCAAATTTAGAATTTGAAATCAATAGCCATTATAAAATCACTAAAGGAGAAGAACATATACAAATATTAAGTGATTTAATGAAAGCATTCTCCAATGTTAAAGTGACTGTTAAAGTACATTCTGATTCTAGAGGATCTGATGAGTATAATAAAGAAGTTACTCAAAGAAGAGCTGAATACATTAAAGAACTTTTAATGGCAGAGAAAAATTTAGCATCACACATTAATGCGGTGGGAGTAGGTGAAGATGAACTTATAAATAAATGTGACAATGGTGTTAAATGTTCCAATTCAATGCATTTACAAAACAGAAGAGTAGAATTTATATTAGAGCGTATCTAATTATATTATAGCATTTATAAAAACAAAAGCCCTTTCTAAATAAATTAGAAAGGGCTTTTGTGTATAGAAACAATACTTTATGCTTTTACTAAAAGCTTAGATAATGTTTCTCCAATATCAGCAGGAGATTTTGAAACCGCAATTCCACACTCTGCCATTATACGCATTTTTGCTTCAGCAGTGTCGTCTTCGCCGCCAACAATAGCACCAGCATGACCCATTCTTCTACCTTTTGGAGCAGTTTGACCTGCAATAAAACCAACAACAGGTTTTGGATTACCTTGTTCTTGGATCCATTTAGAAGCTTCAGCCTCATAGTTACCACCGATCTCACCAATCATAACGATTGCTTCTGTATCAGGGTCAGCCATTAATAACTGTACAGCTTCTTTAGTAGATGTTCCAATAATTGGATCACCACCAATACCAATTGCAGTTGAGATACCGAAACCTGCTTTTACAATTTGATCTGCTGCTTCGTACGTTAAAGTTCCAGATTTAGAAACGATACCTACTTTACCTGGAGAGAAAATAAAGCCTGGCATAATACCAACTTTAGCTTCACCTGGAGTAATAACACCTGGACAGTTAGGTCCGATAAGTGTTACATCTTTACCTGTTAAGTAGTTTTTCGCTTTTACCATATCTGCAACAGGA
This region includes:
- the ccsA gene encoding cytochrome c biogenesis protein CcsA — encoded protein: MIHSFIGDLGHISIIIAFVGAIISAIAYRITAIEKNELERQNWKKLARGTFIVHGFSIFGIVCILFYMIFNHYYEYHYVWSHSSDNLPVYYIVSSFWEGQEGSFLVWAFWHVLISIFVIKRSDEWEANVMFIIAAVQAFLVSMVLGITIFGNKIGSSPFILLRDAIEAPVFATNPDFVPEDGTGLNPLLQNIWMVIHPPTLFMGFALCIVPFAYVIAGLIQKKYSEWVKPAMGWVVLAVCVLGIGIMMGAYWAYETLNFGGYWNWDPVENAVYVPWLILLAGLHLMLVQQKSKTALKSSMILLVGAFILILYSTFLTRSGVLGEASVHSFTDLGLSGQLLLYLLFFTAIAIVLFIVRWKDMPSDKEEPSVYSSEFWIFIGSTILVLMSFQVLVPTSIPAWNALLSNLGIESNLAPPADAVTFYTKFQLWFSVAVALVSGTTQFFYWKRLNKENIWSTLSAPYVVTLLIAASFIILGNVHQPSYIVLLTASIFSIVANLHVLTRFTKMKIAISGGAISHIGAALMLLGILSSSGFEKVISLNLSGRIYNSEFPEEMNKENVLLFRGHAKKMNQYNLTYKGPRLTSRDIDGYFDKEKVKSKINDPYHAIVIDDIIVNGETVAEVGDEIQIYNENIYYEIEYTDDKGKSFSLFPRVQDNEQMGPIPSPDIATFWNKDMYTHITNLAVDEDEVEWTAQDPMTMSIGDTVFLNDYVVIFDGVTPLKKAPGYTIKDDDVALEANLRVLVGNNKSIDLKPSYILTKVKRMGMGGVQEDWDAGIVPSVNRELGLRVSLTEIKPKENAFIFSADTTQKDWVIMKAIEKPFISILWIGTLLLGLGTGISTVRRFKDFKNTKSTSKPKHKAEASELV
- a CDS encoding cytochrome c maturation protein CcmE domain-containing protein, which produces MKKSHIFGLVIIGVMISILVVTAGDASQYVDFSEAYSLAADGNSSKVHVIGELQKDKNGNVIGIHYDPAKDPNYLAFTLVDDKNIAKKVVCYSPPASMRDFEKSEKVVVIGRAKGENQDFIASEILMKCPSKYEEKQL
- a CDS encoding OmpA family protein, producing the protein MRFTHLLTKNPLCYFLLFISSITLAENKEFTLKGLYLDSKTGNTVEGVKVCVENTKSGAKTTIYTDQEGKFVITLNDESDFTVHGTKPKYFDQLMHSFSTVGLSTDEEIDVTYTIDEVKLNETYVFSNLEFEINSHYKITKGEEHIQILSDLMKAFSNVKVTVKVHSDSRGSDEYNKEVTQRRAEYIKELLMAEKNLASHINAVGVGEDELINKCDNGVKCSNSMHLQNRRVEFILERI
- the sucD gene encoding succinate--CoA ligase subunit alpha; amino-acid sequence: MSVLVNKDSKVIVQGFTGSEGSFHAEQMIAYGTNVVGGVTPGKGGQTHLDRPVFNTVSDAVTQAGANVSIIFVPPAFAADAIMEAADAGIKVIIAITEGIPVADMVKAKNYLTGKDVTLIGPNCPGVITPGEAKVGIMPGFIFSPGKVGIVSKSGTLTYEAADQIVKAGFGISTAIGIGGDPIIGTSTKEAVQLLMADPDTEAIVMIGEIGGNYEAEASKWIQEQGNPKPVVGFIAGQTAPKGRRMGHAGAIVGGEDDTAEAKMRIMAECGIAVSKSPADIGETLSKLLVKA
- the ccsA gene encoding cytochrome c biogenesis protein CcsA, whose protein sequence is MKGAWWKITAILLLAYTLIGGLLMDVPRLDILNETIRNLYFHVPMWFGMIIVLFASMIYSIKYLRNHKLEDDLWASELANAGILFGILGIVTGMIWAKFTWGSAWSGDPKQNGAAGGLMFYFAYIILRGSFKDEEQRARISAIFNIFAFAVFIPLIFVLPRLTDSLHPGNGGNPGFNAYDLDSKLRLIFYPAIIGWTLIGVWFAQIRVRMRKIENQILENE
- a CDS encoding OmpA family protein, translated to MIRGITIYFFILVLSLTSVYAQTDNQFTIIGRINSDKGKHIDDVEVIVYALNQNKKSSKIRLEQISSTKSNKEGKYQFQLPVDNNYQVAYFKSGWKSVDKPLIIHATDAKENQKISIQSNLIKGDGLLTLNGTIVNNDKELLRLYIHNIQHKTTLFLPDISNNFHTLLESTGEYEIKVISNKNYVLYDEKVTIEQKSTNIDILLTNYRKRLPKFPFDINTGELSTEGKSELNTLAVELKSDKNLKVTIECHTDSRGDDEFNLKKSKEQAESIKNYLILQGVSPYRINANGFGENLLLNECKNNVKCSNLKHLENRRVEYLFSISNSN
- a CDS encoding heme exporter protein CcmB, whose translation is MKSIASEIGILVRKEIALEWRERSNLNGLLLYTVSTIFVCYLSFNQRQVELSPITWNTLFWIIQLFAALNGAAKSFTQESGGRHFYYYQIVSPQSIILSKIIYNALLMVLVSFLALAFYSVVLGNPVQDPTLFMACVGLGAIGFSSSLTMVAGIAAKAQGNNTLMAILGLPAILPMILMLIKASKNAIDGIARSQTMDEIMVIFAIDIIVITVSYLLFPYLWRS
- a CDS encoding cytidylate kinase-like family protein, with amino-acid sequence METNVYTQLIKNLEYEFTHSVSKKASAKGTIITLSRDYGSGIKKVGEQLVKYLNKNEVGFNLLKKEWRLIDTSVIRDLSRELSIEYKLIEEYVPFEKKGIIEQLIHSFGPSYNKLDGKLSSTLKTIIHAYFERGNVVILGRGAAFFAEQLDNALKIKVNSTMQFRIGHLMKAHNLNFDDAKMKMLENSKLRNDFLEHIQKGQTEHYDTVIDRSRLDDETLTEYLYSFAIAKVKELSRRQKNKNKFSTVY
- a CDS encoding CcmD family protein, which translates into the protein MKKLVSLLTMWVVFMATAVAQNKIPISSNDYSNSSIEMADAFRSEGKIYVVVAVIVALWAGMLVYLISTDRKISKLEKLLNN